The genomic interval ATTCTTTTTCAACGTGGGCGGGTTGGCTGCTCAATTATCAGGAACAGTTTATACTAGTTTGTGATGATAACAAAATAGATGACCTGACCCGAAAATTAATGCGTATCGGTCTGGACAATATTTACGGTTACATTTCAGACCTGAACGATTTGGGTGTTGAGCTGCAAACGGCCGATGTTATTTCAGTCAACGAGTTTAAAACATACATCAATAATGAAGATGTTCAGATTATAGATGTACGTGGAGCAGCCGAATATGAGGCAGGACACATAGAGGGTGCAGATAATGTTTTTGTGGGAACCATTCCTGATCATCTTGATAAAATCAGTAAAGACAAACAGGTAATCATTCACTGTCAGGCAGGCGACCGCTCGGCAATAGCTTATTCTCTACTCGCAAAAAATGGTTTCAAAAACGTGAGGAATTTTTCGGGTGGTATGAAAGAATGGTTGACTTCCATGAATAATTAATAAAAATTATAAAAATGATAGAGTTTATAAAACAGCCCTTGGCGTGGTATGTAGCGGGACCGTTAATCGGTTTAACTGTTCCTGCATTACTAATTATTGGCAATAAATCATTCGGCATCAGTTCATCGCTGCGACACGTTTGTGCGATGTGTATACCTGCCAATATTCCGTTTTTCAAATACGATTGGAAAAAAGAACTGTGGAATTTATTTTTTGTATTCGGTATTTTCCTGGGAGGTGCAATAGCTGTTAACCTTTTGGGCAATCCTAATCCTGTTGAAGTTAATCCAAAATTAGCTACAGAACTTGCAGGTTACGGCATTACGCACTACAATAATCTGGTACCGGAAGACATTCTGAATTGGCAATCGCTGTTTACGCTGAGAGGATTTATATTAATGATAATTGGTGGTTTCTTAGTTGGTTTTGGAACACGTTATGCAGGTGGCTGTACAAGCGGACACGCCATTATGGGGCTATCCAGCCTGCAATTGCCTTCATTGATTGCCACGACCTGTTTTATGGTTGGCGGTTTCATTATGGCTAATCTCATTTTACCTCTTATTCTTTCACTCTAAACACCGTAACAAATGCAACAGGATACAAATACAGAAAAGGATTTAAAATTTGGTGAGTCAGATGCAATGTGTGTAAACGAGAGTAGTTTGGAACACAAGTGGCGTAACAATTTAAAATACCTGATTATAGGGATATTATTCGGCATCATATTCGTAAAATCAGAAGTCATCAGTTGGTTTCGTATACAGGAAATGTTTCGCTTACAGTCGTTTCATATGTACGGAATTATTGGTAGTGCCATTCTTGTGGGTATGGTTTCCGTCTGGCTGATTAAGAGGTTCGAAATCAGAACTATTTATGGCGAAACAATTACCATTGCACCCAAAACATTCAATAAAGGTCAAATCTACGGCGGTTTAATTTTTGGTTTCGGTTGGGCAATTACAGGGGCCTGCCCAGGTCCGTTGTTTGCGCAAATCGGAACAGGTGCAACTGTTATTAGTGTTACACTTCTAAGTGCTATTGCAGGCACTTGGGTTTATGGATATTTTAGAGAGAAACTCCCTCATTAAATAAGATTGTATGTTACCCTTAAAAACATTGCTGGCAACAGCAATATGGATTTTTATTGCCCAAACTTTGCTGGCACAACAACATAACAATGCTTGGTTTCGTGGTACTTTAAGTGTTCATGTCGGTAAGAAATTCAAAATAGATAACGAGTTTCAGCACAGGCGTCAAAATGGAGCTGAAAATGAAAATATGTTTAACAGAAATTTAATGTTTGCCTATAGAAATTGGGTGCATTATCAGTACAACGATGATGTAAAGTTTTCACTTTCTCCATTCGCTTATTTTTCAAATTATAGAATTATACAAAAGCAGGCAGACGAAGCGGCACAACCCAATAGTGAAATCCGTTTTTCGGCAGCCGTAGAATTACAACACCAACTTTTCAAAAAGTTCTATGTAATGGATAGAACAGCTGTTGAATACCGTTTGTTTCAGGGCAATCATACAGAGATTACACGACTAAGAAACCGCTTCGGGTTTCGCTACGACTTTACAGAAAAAATAAAATTGGGTATTTATGATGAACTGCTATTCAATGTAACAGGCACAACAGCCGAACATTTTTTTGACCACAGCAGAATTGGGATTGACCTTGAATACCCCGTTTTACCTAACCTGAAATTTGATATAGGCTATATCCGCATTGCCAGACTGCCTTTGACAAGTACAACCAAACTGCACGAAAACAATATTTTTCTGAACCTGACTTATCAGCTAAAAAAGCATAGTGTTATTAAAACATATGGGCATTTCGGCGATTGAGGCCTGGTGTTTCCGCGTTTTATGTGACCTTCTAGCATAAATAATTAGAAAAAGTGCTTTGCTTTTTCAAAAAAAGACATATTTTTAAGTATAGCAATTGCAGTTAAAACGTATTAAAAAAATAGTGAGTAATTCAATGAGTAGAATTACAAAACAGCCCCAAATACTATTTAGACGCTTATTTTAGCACTAGATGCAAATCCCAGCGGGATCACGAAAGCCTCAATGCAAATTGGGGCTTTTTGTGTTAAATGATATTTCAAAAAATGCCTACTACACTATTTTTTCAGGATATTTTTAGATACCTCTTCAATTTGCTTAATAAAATGTTTCTCTACCTCAGTAATCTGGTTTCTGTTTTGCTCTTTAAATTTGTCATATTCTTCAGTTGCTTTTTTTAAGGCTTGCAGATGACTTACCATGCCTGCATTTTTCAATAATTCATTACCTGTCATTGTAATAAAATCATCTAAACGCATTATCCAATCATTCATATACATTGGCTTACGATTGAGCTCCTGTAATTCTGCCAATTCCAAATAAGCAGACACCATTCTATTAAGTAGATTTAATCATTCTCATCTAAATAGTTCTTAGCTGTTTCTGTTTCTTGTTTAATAGGTCTGGCTCCCTTAATATTTGTCAGACCTAAATTAGATTTATTGGCATCAATACGCTGATAGATAATTTCGGCTGCTGTATGCCCGTGAGCAGCCCAATGCATTTTATTTTGCACTGTCTAAAAACAATATAGAAACTTCTGTCTTTGGATCATAGTCAATACTTGTTAAACATCCAGTACTTTACGCCAGAAGACTTTTTCGGAGGAACGTATGTCACGAATACGGGTTAGCAATTCATCGAAGTAGTTACCTCCACCAGCCTGTTTCAATAATTCATCATTCATTGTAAATCCTTTCACAATATATTCTTTGAGTCTGGCAGTAGCCCATTGACGGAATTTTGTCCCCTGCAGGCTTTTAACCCGGTAACCCACAGATATAATTACATCTAAATTATAGTAATTAGTGGGTTTAGTAGAAAAATCGGAAATTCCGATTTTTCTACTAAAATCGTCTTTAATAAGTTCATTCTCCTTATAGATATTCAAGATATGTTCATTTATTGTTGAACGGGACTTACTAAAAAGTTCAGCCATCTGCTCAATTGTAAGCCAAACGCTTTCATCCTCTAAACGGGTTTCTATTTTTGTAGTACCATCTTCAGTTTGATATATAATTATGCTTGAATCTTCCATTAAGTTCCTGTGATAAATGATTTAGCTACTGAGAGCGAAGCAATTAATTACGTAATAAGCTTTGGCTTCAAAGGCGCATTCAAATTTACGCTTAATTGTTTTCATCAAGTTAATATTTTAATATTTATATCTTTTGGGGAAAATATTTTATTATATTTATTACATAGCATTTGCAGCTAAAATGTATCGAAAATAATGGGGAGTGATTCGGTGAGTCGAAATCCAAAACCTCCCTAAATACTACTTAAAACCTGATTTTCGCACTAGGTGTGAATCCCAGCGGGATAACGAAAGGCGCAAGAAATTGCGACTTTTCTGTTTAAAATGTTTTTTTAAAAGGCGTTTTAAGAAAAATAATAAGTCATTTCATAGCAAAGAAAATCAATCTGATTGGTGCCGTATCTGGTACCCAATTGTATCTGGTAAATCTGGGTACCAGTTGCCCGCATGGAAGTTTATTATAAACTGCTTTTCAAAGGCCGAACCGAAAATTACAAGCAAATAACCCCAGTTTTTAAATAATTAAGAAATTTTGCAGAATTAAATTCTCGTTACTTTATATTTACGCAATGCGCTGTCTGCAATGACTGGGTTTAACTCCATGGTTTTAATATAAACCTATTAAATAAAATTTATGAAAAAATCTACAATTAGCCTGCTGTTTATCCTGTGTTTACCATTTTGGGCATTTTGCCAAAATGACCCTATATCAGCGGGATCCGAAATCGCTATAACTTCAACCGGAAGCGGTAAAGTAAAAGGATATATTCATAATAACATCTTTACTTTTAAAGGAATACCTTACGCTAAATCAGATCGTTTTACCTCACCTGAAAAGCCAACACCCTGGTCTGATGTGCGCAGCTCTATGACCTATGGCCCGGTTTGTCCTACGTCTCCCACTACCGTAGTGAATGATCCCTTTGAATTTGCTTTCCATCACGATTTGGGCTACTCCAACGAGCATTGCCAGACACTGAACGTATGGACGCAAAAATTAAACGATGGCAAAAAGCGCCCGGTGATGGTTTGGCTGCACGGAGGCGGTTTTACAGACGGCTCATCGATCGAACTGCCATCTTATGACGGCGAAAACCTGGCAAAAAAAGGCGATGTAGTATTGGTTTCCATCAATCACCGCTTAAATGTGCTGGGTTTTCTTGACCTCTCCGCCTATGGCGATAAATATAAAAATTCTGGAAACGCTGGGTTAGCTGACATTGTTGCTGCCTTACAATGGGTAAAAGAAAATATCGCGCAATTTGGCGGCGACCCTGATAATGTTACAATCTTTGGACAGTCTGGTGGTGGTGGCAAAGTTACCTGTATGATGAATACGCCAAAGGCTAAAGGCTTATTCCAAAAAGCTATAGTAGAAAGTGGTAGTTATATCACTTCATTCAATGAAAAATCAGTTTCGCAGAGAGTTGCAGCAGCTTTATTGGAGGAATTGCATTTAAAACCGTCCCAGGTTGATTCGTTGCAAAAAATCCCTTATAATATCTTGAATGAAGCTAGCAAAAAAGCACTCAGAAAAATCTCAATGGAGATGAGGAAAGCCGGAAAGGCAGGTGACGGAGGATGGAATGCGGTCTTAAACGAAGACTTTTTCCCTAATCAGCCAACCGATCCCGCGGCAATGGAGTTATCTAAAAACATCCCTTTATTAGTTGGCACTACAAAAAATGAATTTAACGTATTTGCTCCATCGCAAGAAAACCAGAGCATGGAAAACCTTAAAGCCGGCCTGCAAAAAAGATACGGAGATAAAACGGACGCTTACATGGCAGCGGTAAAAGCTGCTTATCCTTCCACCAGCAAGCCGTCAGGATACACAGATATTGATCTTAGTTTCAGGCCGATGGCAATCAAGCAGGCCGATACGAAATCGGGGCTGGCAGGTGCTGCACCGGTGTATATGTATTTGTTTACCTGGCAATCGCCTGTAAATGATGGGTTATATAAAGCGATGCATTGTATGGACATCGCTTTCCAGTT from Pedobacter sp. WC2423 carries:
- a CDS encoding DUF2490 domain-containing protein, which gives rise to MLPLKTLLATAIWIFIAQTLLAQQHNNAWFRGTLSVHVGKKFKIDNEFQHRRQNGAENENMFNRNLMFAYRNWVHYQYNDDVKFSLSPFAYFSNYRIIQKQADEAAQPNSEIRFSAAVELQHQLFKKFYVMDRTAVEYRLFQGNHTEITRLRNRFGFRYDFTEKIKLGIYDELLFNVTGTTAEHFFDHSRIGIDLEYPVLPNLKFDIGYIRIARLPLTSTTKLHENNIFLNLTYQLKKHSVIKTYGHFGD
- a CDS encoding carboxylesterase/lipase family protein, coding for MKKSTISLLFILCLPFWAFCQNDPISAGSEIAITSTGSGKVKGYIHNNIFTFKGIPYAKSDRFTSPEKPTPWSDVRSSMTYGPVCPTSPTTVVNDPFEFAFHHDLGYSNEHCQTLNVWTQKLNDGKKRPVMVWLHGGGFTDGSSIELPSYDGENLAKKGDVVLVSINHRLNVLGFLDLSAYGDKYKNSGNAGLADIVAALQWVKENIAQFGGDPDNVTIFGQSGGGGKVTCMMNTPKAKGLFQKAIVESGSYITSFNEKSVSQRVAAALLEELHLKPSQVDSLQKIPYNILNEASKKALRKISMEMRKAGKAGDGGWNAVLNEDFFPNQPTDPAAMELSKNIPLLVGTTKNEFNVFAPSQENQSMENLKAGLQKRYGDKTDAYMAAVKAAYPSTSKPSGYTDIDLSFRPMAIKQADTKSGLAGAAPVYMYLFTWQSPVNDGLYKAMHCMDIAFQFDNIARCQEMTGGGKEAVILAGKMSSAWINFAKTGNPNAAGLPKWPVYTSATGATMLFDIQCEVRNHPDAELLKIASSVKPAGGM
- a CDS encoding YeeE/YedE family protein, which encodes MIEFIKQPLAWYVAGPLIGLTVPALLIIGNKSFGISSSLRHVCAMCIPANIPFFKYDWKKELWNLFFVFGIFLGGAIAVNLLGNPNPVEVNPKLATELAGYGITHYNNLVPEDILNWQSLFTLRGFILMIIGGFLVGFGTRYAGGCTSGHAIMGLSSLQLPSLIATTCFMVGGFIMANLILPLILSL
- the rhuM gene encoding RhuM family protein, coding for MVSAYLELAELQELNRKPMYMNDWIMRLDDFITMTGNELLKNAGMVSHLQALKKATEEYDKFKEQNRNQITEVEKHFIKQIEEVSKNILKK
- a CDS encoding DUF6691 family protein; translation: MQQDTNTEKDLKFGESDAMCVNESSLEHKWRNNLKYLIIGILFGIIFVKSEVISWFRIQEMFRLQSFHMYGIIGSAILVGMVSVWLIKRFEIRTIYGETITIAPKTFNKGQIYGGLIFGFGWAITGACPGPLFAQIGTGATVISVTLLSAIAGTWVYGYFREKLPH